CGATCTATACAACTTCATCAATGACCCGGACACTTATGACCAGTACTGCGTGGCAGCGGAGACCGCTCCCAACTGCGTGCAGGTTGGTTTCTGGCAAAACGTATTGCCCGAACCCTTTGAGCTGGAGACTCGCGAACGCTTCACCGACACCTTCGTCAAGTGGTCGCCCCTGGGTACTTATGTAGTCACCTTCCACAAACCCGGTGTGGCCATCTGGGGTGGCAGTAGCTTCCAGAAGATTCAGAAGTTTCCCCATCCTGGTACCCAATTCGTTGAGTTTTCGCCCTGCGAGAATTACCTAGTGACTTACGGACCGACACCCACGGGCCAAAAGATCATCATCTGGGACATTCGCACTGGAGCCGAGAAACGTTCGTTTGTTGCCGATGGCATGTCGGTTCTTTCTATGTTCCGCTGGTCGCACGACGACAAGTTTGTGGCCCGCATGGGCGAGAATTCGATCCACATCTACGAGACACCCTCTTTCTATCTTCTGGACCTGAAGTCCATTAAGATTCCCGGCATTCGTGGCTTCTCTTGGTCCCCCACAGACAACGTGATTGCCTACTGGGTGGAGGAGCAGAACCAAATACCCGCCCGCGTTACCCTGATGGAGATCCCCAAGAAGCGTGAGATCCGTAACAAGAACCTTTTCCATGTGGCCGATTGCAAGTTACATTGGCAAAAGTCCGGCGACTATCTGTGCGTTAAGGTAGATCGTTACTCAAAGTTGAAGAAGGATAAGAAGGACCTGGACGTCAAGTTTCTGGGCATGTTCTACAACTTTGAGATCTTCCACATGCGCGAGAAGGAGATTCCCGTCGACTCTGTGGAGATTCGTGAGCTTATTTTGGCCTTTGCCTGGGAGCCCGTCGGCAACAAGTTCTCCATCATTCACGGCGAGACCAACTCGTCGAATGTGAGCTTCTACGAGGTGAACAAGGGCGTTAAGCCCAGCTTGGTGAAGCGTCTAGAAAAGAAGTCATGCACACATCTGTTCTGGTCGCCACGCGGTCAGTTTATCGTAATGGCCAACCTCACCATGGGTACCTTCGAGTTTGTGGACTCCACCAACGATTACATCATCACGGCATCGCCCGATCATTTCCGCGCTTCCGAGGTCGAGTGGGATCCCACTGGACGCTACGTTGTGACTGGTGTCTCGTCATGGAAGGTGAAAGAGGATACCGGCTTCAACATGTACACGTTCCAGGGCCGCATCATCAAGCGTACCATTCTTAAGAACTTTGTGCAGTTCTTGTGGCGCCCGCGTCCTCCCACCCTGCTTAGCGAGGAGAAGCAGAAGGAGATCAAGAAGAACTTGAAGAAGTACTACGCTGCCTTCGAACAAAAGGATCGCCTGCGCCTTACCCGTGCCTCCAAGGAGCTGCTCGAGAAGCGCTCGCAGCTGCGCGAGACCTTTATGGAGTACCGCAACAAGCGTATTGCCGAGTGGGCGGAGCAGAAGAGTCGTCGCATCATGCTGCGAGGGCGTAAGTATTCTCAAgaaacaaattgtttaaaatttgccgatttctatatgtatattatcCTTACGCAACAGATGTGGACACAGACAACCTGGAAACTGACGAAGTGGATGAAgaaattgttgaatttttaGTCAAGGAAGAAGTCACTCTGCTGGAGTAGACGACCCCCTCAACGCCACTCCAACGCTGTCGTCCCCTGCCTACTTCGAAGCGATCCTGTCGCCTCACATTTCGTGTCCGGGACGCGTCTACGCCCTGGTTGATGCCAGGGCCCTAATCCATTATCCAATACAGTAGCACGCGTCTGCTTGCAAACAACTCTAAGCGGAACCTTTGCCTATACATACAACATACGAACATACGAATTATAAGCCCAAAAGTAAACTTCAACTCAATCAGCAATTGCGAACATAACATCTAATTAAATGACCTTTCTTGCGCACACCCCTCCTCCTTCCAGTATGCCTAATAGTAGATTTGCCATGTATTTGTATGTAAAcagcaaaaagaaaacgaaaacaaaatacgTTTGGGGTATGTTTTTTTGATGTTTCATTCAAGGCGATAGACGATAGATAGCTGGTGGTGAGCAGGTGTGTAACAGTGGTCAAGTCAGTTGCCCATGGCAACCAGTTGAAAGGTCAAAGCAGGCGGAATATTGTTTGCCTGGCATTTTCCGTTTGTAATAACCTATGTAACATGGAAGCCGCTCTATCCAGGAAGACTGCAAAGAAGAAACGCAAGACCCATACCACCAGAGGGTATCGGAAAAGGGAGCAGGAGGTGCAAAAGTTGATAAGGGCAACGGAAGGCAGAATCTCTGGTCCAGAACACGACATGGAGGCACTTAGCCTGCAGTTCTTTCATGGATTTGAGGGTGAGATGCAGCAGGAGAACGATTTCGCTGTTGAAGATTGCCAGGAGAGTGACGAAGATTCGGGTGGGGAACTGGCTGAGGAACCAACGGATTCGCCCTCCCAGACATTTATACATATCGATCTGCACGATCCTCCTCTGGCCTGGGGTCAGCTATTCAAGCAGCGCCACTACTATGATGAGAGCTTACTTTACCGACCGAGTAATACCCTGCACTTTCAGTTGCATTTGAGCGATTTGAGTGAGTTGAAGGACTCCCAGATCCGTATGCTGAACCGCTACCAGGAGCAGTCCAAAAGCAAGTCCGGAAAATTGGGCTCTGATCTGATTGGTCAGCTAAGTGGACAGAAGCCTGCGAGTTTCTTGATGGGGAAACATCTATATCGCAGTGTGTGCCATAGGAGATTTCAGAGCGTGTTCTTCCCTCCCATGCCTCCAAGTGAGTTGAAGGGCCTGCCCTCCAGACGTTGCCTGAAATTGTGCCTCAAACAACTTCGGTTCAGCTTGCATCCTCAACTCTTGGAGGAGCACCGACTGGCCCAACAGCTGGAGGATCTCTTCGATGTGTACAGCCAGCAGAGGAAGCAGAGGATCTGTCGAAAACTGAGGGAGGAACTGGAGATAGCCCGCCAGGTGGCACTCAAGCTGCTCGCCTCAGCTGGCCAGGATCAGACGGCAGAGGTGAAGCGTCAATTAAAGCTGACCCGTCAGCTGAGGCAACGCTACTACGCAGAGTCCGCTGCCCAGCGTAATCTTCTCCAGCGCCTGCTGAAGGAGTGGGCGAAGCTGAAGGAGTTGCGCCGCCAGCAGCGATTCCAGTGTACACGTTTCCAGCTTGGCCTCCGTGTGGTCCATCCGCCCGACCTGGAGGCCTCCTATTGCGCGTGGAAAGAGAGCTTCGAAACGGATCTGGCCGAGGTGTATCGCGAGCACCTGGAGTTGTTTTACACCCGACTGCGCCTGTGGACCGATCAGAAGTCACACAGCCGCACAGCGACGGGCCACTCAAAGCCTCCGAGGAAACCACAATTCGATCGGATTATGGCTAGCTTAAGGAAGGAGTACGACAAGACCTTTAAGGACCCGGAGGAACCCTACGTGGAGGTCTTTCGTCTGCATGCGGATGAAGCAACTGCCAGGTTGTCCATTCCAGGCGGTGATCAGCTGCCCAAGGCGCGTAACTACTTCCTAAAGATATTCCTGGACGGACAATTTGTGGGCCAAAGCAGGACCTACCGCCTGGAGCCAGATCTCCAGATATCCATCAACGAATGCATTGGAGTGCTTTTGGAACGCTCTCTCCCAGAGAACCTCAACATATGGGTGGGTGGTAAGCAGTGGGTTTCAGAGCTGGACTATATCTACAACTATCTTTTTCTAGCTCTACGAGAAGTCCACCTTGACCCCAAAGAGTCGCCGCCTGGCCCAGATAAGCACTCCGCTAGTGTTGAGCTCCAAGGACGATGCAGTGCAGGAGAAGCTCAGTTTCCAGGCTTTATCATCCACCCAGTTGGCTGGTGACGTTTACTTGTACTATGAGTACCGCTCCACGGAGGGATGGGGAAGTGCCCTTCATCTGGACGATGTACAAAGACTACCGGATGCACTGCGTCAGACTCTGTTGCCGCAGAGCTTACCCGCTTTGCCGCAAGCCTCCAAAGAGCTAGTGACTCCCCGTCCGCCCAGTGGAAGAATAAAGAAGAGTCAGCTACCATCGCTGATATTTGCTGAACAGCAGCTTCAGTTCTGCGGCTTGGATGTCCTTCTGGATAACCGACGTTTCCAGCTACTCCACTCCCGTCATCAGCAGAGAAATTTGCACACCAAACAGCTGCGCTTCGTGCCCGCCCTGGAGCAGGAAATCTCGGAAGAGGAACCCCTGCCGGATGGCCGTGGAACAGTGCAGCTCCTGGAACCGGGCACCTACTGGAATCCCATCGATCTGCACAAGCATCGCGGACGCAAGTTCCTCCAGCTGCTGTACGAGGTGATTGCCAGCCAGAGTGCCAGGCGGGCCAAGGCCTTGCAGACGCCTCTGCCGCTGCTCCTCCTGGCCGAGGATTCGGATCGGTCATCGGGCACCGGTTGGACAGCCCTTTGGCGCGCCTTTTGTTCGGTTTTCCAAGGGCAACGCAATTCCCTGCCCAGAGAACCATCTGGTTGGTCGGGTCATCAATCCGCTCCCGATCTCTTCAAGAGCTTCTGCGTTTCGCTCCACGTGGTGCGGGCCACTGGAGTCCCAGTGCGCAGTCGCCACATCCTGAATCTCAATGAGCGGCGCTCCAGCGCTGGTGGCGATATGAGCACCAGTCTGTTTGTCACGCAGAGTGAGTAATGTTTAACTAATTCAAGGAGATTTGAGTTCGATAGATTGAATAGTTTGTATCCAATAGATACAATTGTAGCTCGTATAGACTTTTTGGGTTACTAATGGGATTAATCGAAAGTATACGATGATTCAAAGTGAACCCATATAAAAAACCGATCTTCCCTTTCAGCTCTCATGTACTCCAACGTGCGACCCTTTGTGACCCTAAGCTATGGACAGCGTTTGTGCCGCAGTCGCACCGCCGAGGGCAGTAATCCCACCTGGAacgagcagctgcagctgcagatcCAGAGTCAATTCGGCGATTTGCGCGATGATCTGAAGATCAGTCTGTTCGACGAATTGATTGAGCAGCAGTACAGCGACGAGGCCTCCGATGTGTACCAGCGGGTGCAGTGCAACTGGTTGGGGGAATTCCGGGTGCCCATCAACAGCTTACTGGCCAGTCGCACGGTGAGTCATTTTATCGTGCAAAGCTATTCACACAACTAAACCAAATTCCTCATATACTCCTAGTTCGAAGGCTGTATCGAGTTGGCCATGCCCAAGGTTTTGGTGGGCTACAAACGGCCTTTGATAGATTCCGTCACGAACATGCCAACGGATCAGTATCCGGAGTTCAAGGAGGCAGTGCATCTGTGGTTCTACCTGAGCATCGAACCCGGCGGTGGAGACCTTGCGCCCCTGCACTCCTGCGCCTTGGCCTGTGCGGAGAAACCAGAACTGCAGCAATACCTCGACGAAAGGAGATTGGAGCTTCAGCAACTTCTTCCCCAGCCGCAGCGCTATGTGGAGCCACTGGTGTGCACTGCCCAAGGGAAGAGGGTGTGTCTCACCAGGCTCATGGATCCAGTGCCCCTTCCACCAGCTGCTGTGCCCAGCGGCGAGAATCCCCTGGAGATCTGCATTCGTTACGTTTCGCTGCTGAGCCACTTGCGCAGCTATGATCCCTGCCAGGGATTCCGTGGCGTTTGGCTGGACAATCAATCCCTGCTGGACAGCACCTGGTGCTCGGTTAAGGATCTGGGTGTCCTCCTATGTAACTACATGCTGTCCCTGGGCTTGGAGTGCTGGCTAATTCTGGGAGTGTCCTGTCCCCATGGCGAGTGCTCGTTTGTGCTCTTCCGCCAGCCGGAAACTGCTGAGCTCTTTCTCGTCTCCCCCGCCACTGGAAAGAGATACCAGCTGCAGGATGTGCACTGTCCACTTAGACGCATATATTGTGTGGTGGGGAAGCAGAATGTAAGTTGTGACGCTGTGCTGTCTCCTTACATTTATCCTAATCCCTTATTTATTTCCCAGATTTATTTCAACATTCAGACGGAAACCCGTGTCAGCATGACGCACTTTAATCTTCAGGATGGCGCCTGCTGGTTTCCACTCTTCAGGCGGCGAGTTCCAGCCCCCCAAAGTGGAGTCCAGAAGCTGGACTACGCATACAAGAGGAGCTACGAACTCAGCCAGCTGCAGAAGCACATTGAGCGCAAGATCATGAAGAAGATCAGTGCGTGGCGCACAACCAGGAAAACCATCTGGAATCGGTGGGTATATGCACCCCAATCATCTATAGATTAGCAATAGCTAATGGCTTCAGTCCACAGAGCCTTTCAGCCGCGCCTACACAAAATCCTGTGCGACATGGAAGACCTATCCACCTTCTCCAGAGGACGATATGATGAGCCCATATTTAGCGAGCAACTGGAACGAGAGTTTCCCAACTACAGGGTAAGCCTTGCTATCTTTCGAATGAAATAGATATGAATTGGAAATATTAAAGCGAATTTGTCTTGGCAAGAAATTGAATGCTggaactttaaaaataattatcaaGAGAACCGCTTTCCTATAGATATGAAACTGCAGATATAACTTAAACGCGATTAAAATGTTAGCAAACTGGCTTTCCTGCTAAAAATCATATATTTATGTGGATCCGTGAAGTCAGCAATTAGTTTGATATTTATAACGACAGCGGTTCACCTGGTGCATTTATCAGTTGGTCGTCAACAGACCACCACCCCTGCTCCGCCCTATCCTGCCCCGCTCATCAATCACTATCGCAATCGATCACTAACCCCGTTTGTCCGCAGCTCTACGGCTTCACCCTAAACTTTGCGTACACCAATCTGGCGGCGATATCGGAGCGCATCCGGACCAGCTGCATCCACTACAACCACGACGCTTCGGTGGAGTTCTGTGTGGCTGTCCATTTGCACGCCCACGCCAACGACGTGCTGTCCGTGTGGCTGTTTCTGCTCTCCATGGTGCCATTGGTGGAGTGAGTCACAATCAAGCCCAAAAGTCGGCACACTCAGAAATGCCAGAGGCAATCCCCCTGCCATTAGGGATTCGCTATCTCGGTTCAGTTTACAAGTGCAAGCGTAGCCGCATGGACTGATTTTTATCGCAACGCCCAACTGACGGCCGAAAGAGGCCCGAAATGAAATCTATTTAATTTGGTTTACAGCccgaaaaatgtataaaaacatatatatatatacataaatatatgtgtGGTTAGAGAATAAAAACGCGTGTAGTTGTATGCAGTGATAAGGCGGTGACGGGGACACAGGTACCAGGTGTCGAAGTTGGCACTAGGCTAGTCCGCCGCGCACCCTGACACCGTCCACATCGCCTGACGTCGATTGCAGAAGCCCATGTCGCAAAGCATGTTCCCAAAGCTGGCCGAGGATTACGCGAAATTCAAGCGCTATGTGAAATGGCTGTACACCCTCTACGAACTGAACACACAGATCGCCATATGTGAGCCGTGGGAAAAGGTCTTCCTCAGTGAGTACTAATGGACGGTGCCCTTTCCATCGAAAGGGAAAGATTAGCGCCGCGCCACCATTCGTATCTACGGAGTATCAACTTTAGCGCGATATATTGTCTTTACCCATCGATATCTTATCTATGCCGGTCACTCGGCGGTCTTAGTCATGGAACCAGCTAATGGATTGTTATGTCGCAACATGCTATTTTCACTTTTAGATGTCCTCCTCGGCAGCTTCGTCTCCCTGATCCTCTACGCATCCTTTGCCTTTGTGCCGGGCTATTGTGTCACCGTCTTCCAGCTTTTATGGCCCCAAACGAGCGTGCAAAATCTCACCAGCGTTTGCAGTACGAGTACGGAGGGCTTTTGCGGCAACGAAAGCGGATCAGTAATAACATAATCTTAGTGTAGCTTATCttaatcaataaataatttaataccTAGCGGGTAACGAAGTTTTTTTGAATTCATTTGGCGGTTTTCGTTTTGAATTTGTACAGCACTGCCAGGCGATAAAAGAATATGCAAGTCGCCAACCTTGGTGGAAAACCCCGCTTCcgattaaattttaaatcgaTTTAATGTCGATAAATGCAGTGAAATTAATCGATTGCGTCGCATAAACattcattttgcatttatcttgtttgttttctttattgtGGTTTCATGAATTAGTTAAACCATGTCTAACGACAAGCGCACCATTTATGTGGGCGGCCTGGCTGACGAGGTCACAGAGAGACTGCTGAACAATGCCTTTATACCCTTTGGGGATATTGCAGATATCCAAATGCCGGCGGACTACGAATCACAGCGACACCGCGGATTCGCCTTTATAGAATACGAACAGAGCGAGGATGCGGCTGCTGCCATTGATAATATGGTAAGAAGTTGTTGCACAAGTAGATCAACCTGCAGCGGAAATACAACGAATCAACTATTTCCAGAATGACTCCGAGCTCTGCGGACGCACAATTCGCGTGAACTTGGCGAAACCAGTGCGCGTTAAGGAGGACAGTTTCAAGCCTATCTGGGCAGATGACGACTGGTTGCAGAAGCATGCGGGAGCCACGTTGCAGCCGGAAGGCGAACCGGAGGCAGAGAAAGTGGAAACACCATCCACCGGGCCGGCAGTCATCGAAAAGGCAGAGAAACGCAATCCACAAGTCTTCTTTGACATACGGATTGGTGGCAATGACGCCGGTCGCATTGTGATGCTCCTCCGGGCAGATGTGGTGCCGAAGACGGCGGAGAACTTTCGGCAATTGTGCACCCACGAGCAGGGCTACGGCTACAAAGGCTGCTCCTTCCACCGCGTGATACCCGAGTTTGTAAGATAATAATTTGGCATAGTTTTCTTCATTTATGCATTCTTTCCATTCAAAAGATGTGTCAAGGAGGCGACTTcaccaacaacaatggcaCCGGCGGCAAGTCCATCTATGGCAAAAAGTTCAACGATGAGAACTTCAATCTGAAACACAACAGTTTTGGAACTCTTTCAATGGCCAACTCGGGCGCCAACACAAATGGCTCGCAGTTTTTTATATGTACCACAAAGTAAGCTGgttttacaataaataatttaactgaaatatttCCTTCTACTAATTACATTTCTTTTGTTCTACAGAACAGATTGGCTGGACAACAAGCACGTCGTTTTTGGCCATGTCATCAGTGGCGCCGAGGTGGTGCGCAAGATGGAACGTTGTGGCTCCAAGTCGGGCACTCCCAGCCAAAAGATTGTCATATACTCCTGTGGAGAACTCAAATAAAGAAGCTTTCACAACTAGTGTACTCTTCAACGTTCTCATTTATTGAAAAAATCCACTAAGTCATAGGTATAGGATGCAGGAGAATCCTACTGGAAGTAGGTCCTGGGCTTCCTGAACGAGAACAGTTTCCTGTTGCCCTTGTGGTGGACACGCTGGACCAGAGGGAACTTGATCTTTGAATCGTGGAACTGCTTCACGTGCACGCGGCGGGTCTTGGCGGCAGGGATCGAGTCCACCTTAATGATCTGGATGGAGTGGGCACGGGCACGGTGGCGGGCTCCCATGTCGCGGTAGCACTGAGTGACGGCACCGCCGACAGTCAGGTCACGGTACTCGCGGTACATGTTGTGGGTGCCCGAGCGGGAATCGTAACGCAGCCAGATGCCGAAGTTCTTGATCTTCACGGGCGACGTCTCGTACACCTGCTTGATGGACACGATCTCGCCGGTGGTCTTCTTGAACTTCTTCAGTTGGCGCAGGAAGTACCAGAAGCGGGATTTGGCCACGATGTTGTCGGGGGCAAAGATGCGCATCTTGTAGAGGGGAGTCTGGGGCTCCTTCTCGCTGGGCAGCTTGCGGCCCACGACCTCGTACTCCTTCAACTGCAAATGGGATTTGGATTAGTTTAAATGGTCTACATAAAACAATTG
The sequence above is drawn from the Drosophila melanogaster chromosome 2R genome and encodes:
- the eIF3b gene encoding eukaryotic translation initiation factor 3 subunit b, isoform A, whose protein sequence is MAKKKSEEHSGTDANDSDYQEEPNFDDPPGFVDNISDEDLLGDMLAQRPSEADGVESVVVVDNIPKVEPVRLEKLKLVINKLFSNYGEIVNVVYPVDEEGKTKGYAFMEYKQARQAEEAVKKLNNHRLDKNHTFAVNLFTDFQKYENIPEKWEPPTVQTFKVQSDLYNFINDPDTYDQYCVAAETAPNCVQVGFWQNVLPEPFELETRERFTDTFVKWSPLGTYVVTFHKPGVAIWGGSSFQKIQKFPHPGTQFVEFSPCENYLVTYGPTPTGQKIIIWDIRTGAEKRSFVADGMSVLSMFRWSHDDKFVARMGENSIHIYETPSFYLLDLKSIKIPGIRGFSWSPTDNVIAYWVEEQNQIPARVTLMEIPKKREIRNKNLFHVADCKLHWQKSGDYLCVKVDRYSKLKKDKKDLDVKFLGMFYNFEIFHMREKEIPVDSVEIRELILAFAWEPVGNKFSIIHGETNSSNVSFYEVNKGVKPSLVKRLEKKSCTHLFWSPRGQFIVMANLTMGTFEFVDSTNDYIITASPDHFRASEVEWDPTGRYVVTGVSSWKVKEDTGFNMYTFQGRIIKRTILKNFVQFLWRPRPPTLLSEEKQKEIKKNLKKYYAAFEQKDRLRLTRASKELLEKRSQLRETFMEYRNKRIAEWAEQKSRRIMLRGHVDTDNLETDEVDEEIVEFLVKEEVTLLE
- the Cc2d2a gene encoding Coiled-coil and C2 domain containing 2A — protein: MEAALSRKTAKKKRKTHTTRGYRKREQEVQKLIRATEGRISGPEHDMEALSLQFFHGFEGEMQQENDFAVEDCQESDEDSGGELAEEPTDSPSQTFIHIDLHDPPLAWGQLFKQRHYYDESLLYRPSNTLHFQLHLSDLSELKDSQIRMLNRYQEQSKSKSGKLGSDLIGQLSGQKPASFLMGKHLYRSVCHRRFQSVFFPPMPPSELKGLPSRRCLKLCLKQLRFSLHPQLLEEHRLAQQLEDLFDVYSQQRKQRICRKLREELEIARQVALKLLASAGQDQTAEVKRQLKLTRQLRQRYYAESAAQRNLLQRLLKEWAKLKELRRQQRFQCTRFQLGLRVVHPPDLEASYCAWKESFETDLAEVYREHLELFYTRLRLWTDQKSHSRTATGHSKPPRKPQFDRIMASLRKEYDKTFKDPEEPYVEVFRLHADEATARLSIPGGDQLPKARNYFLKIFLDGQFVGQSRTYRLEPDLQISINECIGVLLERSLPENLNIWLYEKSTLTPKSRRLAQISTPLVLSSKDDAVQEKLSFQALSSTQLAGDVYLYYEYRSTEGWGSALHLDDVQRLPDALRQTLLPQSLPALPQASKELVTPRPPSGRIKKSQLPSLIFAEQQLQFCGLDVLLDNRRFQLLHSRHQQRNLHTKQLRFVPALEQEISEEEPLPDGRGTVQLLEPGTYWNPIDLHKHRGRKFLQLLYEVIASQSARRAKALQTPLPLLLLAEDSDRSSGTGWTALWRAFCSVFQGQRNSLPREPSGWSGHQSAPDLFKSFCVSLHVVRATGVPVRSRHILNLNERRSSAGGDMSTSLFVTQTLMYSNVRPFVTLSYGQRLCRSRTAEGSNPTWNEQLQLQIQSQFGDLRDDLKISLFDELIEQQYSDEASDVYQRVQCNWLGEFRVPINSLLASRTFEGCIELAMPKVLVGYKRPLIDSVTNMPTDQYPEFKEAVHLWFYLSIEPGGGDLAPLHSCALACAEKPELQQYLDERRLELQQLLPQPQRYVEPLVCTAQGKRVCLTRLMDPVPLPPAAVPSGENPLEICIRYVSLLSHLRSYDPCQGFRGVWLDNQSLLDSTWCSVKDLGVLLCNYMLSLGLECWLILGVSCPHGECSFVLFRQPETAELFLVSPATGKRYQLQDVHCPLRRIYCVVGKQNIYFNIQTETRVSMTHFNLQDGACWFPLFRRRVPAPQSGVQKLDYAYKRSYELSQLQKHIERKIMKKISAWRTTRKTIWNRAFQPRLHKILCDMEDLSTFSRGRYDEPIFSEQLEREFPNYRLYGFTLNFAYTNLAAISERIRTSCIHYNHDASVEFCVAVHLHAHANDVLSVWLFLLSMVPLVE
- the CG34194 gene encoding uncharacterized protein, isoform B — encoded protein: MSQSMFPKLAEDYAKFKRYVKWLYTLYELNTQIAICEPWEKVFLNVLLGSFVSLILYASFAFVPGYCVTVFQLLWPQTSVQNLTSVCSTSTEGFCGNESGSVIT
- the cyp33 gene encoding cyclophilin-33, with the protein product MSNDKRTIYVGGLADEVTERLLNNAFIPFGDIADIQMPADYESQRHRGFAFIEYEQSEDAAAAIDNMNDSELCGRTIRVNLAKPVRVKEDSFKPIWADDDWLQKHAGATLQPEGEPEAEKVETPSTGPAVIEKAEKRNPQVFFDIRIGGNDAGRIVMLLRADVVPKTAENFRQLCTHEQGYGYKGCSFHRVIPEFMCQGGDFTNNNGTGGKSIYGKKFNDENFNLKHNSFGTLSMANSGANTNGSQFFICTTKTDWLDNKHVVFGHVISGAEVVRKMERCGSKSGTPSQKIVIYSCGELK
- the RpL18A gene encoding ribosomal protein L18A, producing MRAKGLLKEYEVVGRKLPSEKEPQTPLYKMRIFAPDNIVAKSRFWYFLRQLKKFKKTTGEIVSIKQVYETSPVKIKNFGIWLRYDSRSGTHNMYREYRDLTVGGAVTQCYRDMGARHRARAHSIQIIKVDSIPAAKTRRVHVKQFHDSKIKFPLVQRVHHKGNRKLFSFRKPRTYFQ